A section of the Candidatus Eisenbacteria bacterium genome encodes:
- a CDS encoding mannose-1-phosphate guanylyltransferase translates to MTPKPMSHRYVLVLAGGRGERFWPWSRPGRPKQLLPLARDGRSLLASTMARASLLAPPERCLVLTSADLVERVRSECPPGTRVFGEPVGRNTAPAIAAAAMLFERETPGASFAVLPADHAIDDRAAFAADIDRALGVAERERALVTIGIPPAGPDTAFGYVQREASLGDRLYRVATFTEKPTRERAEGFLRHGGYYWNAGIFAWRAEVFLEALSTTRPSLSAALRGLGEAPDFQAGLNRVLPECESISVDYAVLEHAGNVLVLEASFDWDDLGSWVAWARRQPRDERGNVLYGDAVAVECDDCVVVGEGGTAAALGLRSMVVVHAGGATLTCPIDRSEDVRRVSDAARPRRVS, encoded by the coding sequence ATGACGCCCAAACCGATGTCCCATCGATACGTGCTGGTCCTGGCAGGAGGACGAGGGGAGCGCTTCTGGCCCTGGAGCCGCCCCGGGCGTCCCAAGCAACTCCTGCCTCTGGCGCGCGACGGCCGCTCGCTGCTGGCCTCCACGATGGCGCGCGCGTCGCTGCTCGCCCCGCCCGAGCGCTGTCTGGTGCTCACCTCGGCCGATCTGGTCGAGCGGGTGCGCAGCGAATGTCCTCCCGGGACACGAGTGTTCGGAGAGCCGGTGGGCCGCAACACGGCCCCGGCGATCGCCGCCGCGGCCATGCTCTTCGAGCGCGAGACGCCCGGCGCTTCGTTCGCCGTGCTTCCCGCCGATCACGCCATCGACGATCGAGCCGCCTTCGCCGCCGACATCGATCGCGCGCTGGGCGTCGCGGAGCGCGAGCGCGCGCTGGTCACGATCGGCATCCCGCCCGCGGGGCCCGATACCGCCTTCGGTTACGTGCAGCGTGAAGCCTCGCTGGGAGATCGCCTCTATCGCGTCGCGACGTTCACCGAGAAGCCCACGCGCGAGCGCGCGGAGGGATTCCTGCGCCACGGCGGCTACTACTGGAATGCCGGTATCTTCGCGTGGCGCGCCGAGGTCTTCCTCGAAGCGCTGAGCACCACCCGGCCATCGCTGTCGGCGGCCTTGCGCGGACTCGGCGAGGCGCCGGATTTCCAGGCGGGTCTGAACCGCGTGCTGCCCGAGTGCGAATCGATCTCGGTGGATTACGCCGTGCTCGAGCACGCGGGCAACGTGCTCGTGCTCGAAGCCTCGTTCGACTGGGACGACCTCGGCTCGTGGGTGGCGTGGGCGCGCCGTCAGCCGCGCGACGAGCGTGGCAACGTCCTCTATGGCGACGCGGTCGCGGTGGAGTGCGACGATTGCGTGGTGGTCGGCGAAGGCGGGACCGCCGCGGCGCTCGGACTGCGAAGCATGGTCGTGGTGCACGCCGGCGGGGCCACGCTGACCTGTCCCATCGACCGCAGCGAAGAC